A single genomic interval of candidate division WOR-3 bacterium harbors:
- a CDS encoding DUF503 domain-containing protein yields MSVGLLLVDCFLGNSFSLKEKRRVLSSLTAHLRRYYNIALCEVEYQNQWQRAKLAIVFVNTDWQMVLQNAQKIVAQIEQDGRVSVLNSEMTRLR; encoded by the coding sequence ATGAGTGTTGGTTTACTACTTGTTGACTGCTTTCTGGGAAACAGTTTTTCTCTAAAAGAAAAGCGGCGCGTACTGTCCAGCCTAACCGCCCACCTCCGTCGCTACTACAATATCGCGCTGTGTGAGGTTGAATACCAGAACCAGTGGCAGCGTGCTAAGTTAGCAATTGTTTTCGTTAATACCGATTGGCAAATGGTGCTTCAGAATGCGCAAAAAATCGTCGCGCAGATTGAACAGGATGGCCGGGTCAGTGTATTGAACTCGGAAATGACGCGACTTCGTTAA
- a CDS encoding undecaprenyl-diphosphate phosphatase, whose amino-acid sequence MGWLESFVLGLVQGVTEILPVSSDGHLAVLQYLWSIPEHIRVNLTAALHLGTAVALIVFFAPKLLNVIRGLFAIEPAQRSQNQKLVFMVLVSSLPAVIAGLLFGEFVENIFTSSKAIGCFFCLNGLLLLATRFAPNRDKSINWGEALLIGTIQATALLPAISRSGTTIGLALLLGIRRYEAFEFSFLLAIPITVGAAVFELLHFDFTVIALGPVMLGIITAGVAGFFMILLLRRLVLGRWFFLFGIYCWFVGLAVLLFLR is encoded by the coding sequence ATGGGGTGGTTAGAAAGCTTTGTGCTTGGTTTAGTGCAAGGGGTTACGGAAATCCTGCCGGTTTCGAGCGATGGCCATTTAGCGGTTTTGCAGTATCTGTGGAGCATTCCAGAACACATCAGGGTTAATTTGACCGCGGCACTTCACCTTGGTACAGCGGTCGCGCTCATTGTATTCTTTGCCCCGAAACTATTAAATGTCATCCGGGGGTTGTTTGCAATCGAGCCAGCGCAGCGCAGTCAGAATCAGAAGCTGGTATTTATGGTGCTTGTAAGCTCTTTGCCGGCGGTTATTGCCGGTCTGCTATTTGGTGAATTTGTTGAAAACATTTTTACCAGTTCCAAGGCAATTGGTTGTTTTTTCTGCCTCAACGGGCTTTTGCTTTTGGCAACACGATTTGCGCCCAACCGGGATAAATCTATTAACTGGGGAGAAGCGCTGCTAATCGGGACGATTCAAGCAACGGCGCTATTGCCGGCAATTTCGCGTTCGGGAACAACAATCGGGCTGGCATTACTGTTAGGCATTAGGCGGTATGAAGCATTTGAATTTTCATTCCTTCTGGCAATACCGATTACAGTGGGGGCGGCGGTTTTTGAACTGCTCCATTTTGACTTTACGGTTATTGCCCTTGGACCGGTTATGCTTGGGATTATTACTGCTGGTGTGGCAGGTTTTTTCATGATTTTGTTGCTGCGGCGATTGGTGCTGGGTCGCTGGTTCTTTTTGTTTGGAATTTACTGCTGGTTCGTTGGGCTTGCAGTTTTGTTGTTTTTGCGTTAA
- a CDS encoding BamA/TamA family outer membrane protein, producing the protein MGDSVNSEIIEAGKEHIRRQLFDRGFWPRQVTVETAINENGVAVTYLVDNVMRARLGGWSFEGVSKVIPVPLAGLPSRGTVITARVINKLEEKIAKAYRDAGFPWASVSVAGIGETAGFLFPIISVDTGPRVIVKFITFGGKYPNSDSLLIRYTGFRQYVPYSLRVVVNWRRGLEKSGWVVVDSQDIVMRREGDYGVRYWISAYRSGEVFGSAGYLSEERYWTGWVKLRLLNLMNSGRKVEGEWRSFRGFSYYSLNYSEPWIFRLPVELQGSVEHNVLDTSYSFTTLSVTGTYTTGNTSFSVGAGFDRIAGIESNTTRWLGSGLIVDYRERVVNTRSGFWARLFSRAGQRRSGEKEDVITKLELDFEPAVPLVGNFVLVNHFAARTAFARYDLSVPELYQVGGILSVRGYRDGAYVTPKTGWWNCELRYNFSAWTRVQFFFDAGVFQNLMGGYQGIAGYGLGGRWQTKVGVVGLDYGLGWGKSIGQGKVHFSFGAGF; encoded by the coding sequence GTGGGGGATAGCGTTAATAGTGAAATAATTGAAGCCGGCAAGGAGCATATCCGACGGCAGTTGTTTGACCGGGGTTTCTGGCCACGTCAAGTAACCGTAGAAACCGCCATAAATGAAAATGGGGTGGCGGTAACATATCTGGTTGATAATGTTATGAGGGCGCGATTAGGTGGCTGGTCTTTTGAAGGCGTGTCCAAAGTTATTCCCGTACCGCTGGCTGGTCTGCCTTCCCGAGGCACGGTTATAACTGCCAGGGTGATAAATAAACTGGAAGAGAAAATAGCAAAGGCTTATCGTGACGCTGGTTTTCCCTGGGCATCGGTAAGTGTTGCTGGCATTGGCGAAACTGCTGGTTTTCTTTTTCCCATCATTTCGGTGGATACCGGTCCAAGAGTAATAGTAAAATTTATAACTTTTGGCGGTAAGTACCCAAATTCTGATTCATTACTGATTCGGTATACCGGATTTAGACAATATGTGCCCTACTCTTTGCGGGTTGTTGTTAATTGGCGCCGGGGTTTAGAAAAGAGCGGGTGGGTGGTAGTTGATAGTCAGGATATTGTAATGAGACGCGAAGGTGATTACGGGGTGCGTTACTGGATTTCTGCTTACCGTAGCGGTGAGGTTTTCGGTAGCGCAGGCTATCTGTCTGAAGAACGGTACTGGACGGGATGGGTAAAGTTGCGGCTTTTAAATTTGATGAACTCAGGAAGAAAGGTTGAGGGAGAATGGCGTTCGTTCCGCGGATTTAGTTATTACAGTTTGAATTATTCGGAACCATGGATTTTCCGTTTACCGGTTGAACTGCAGGGCAGTGTTGAACATAATGTCCTTGACACCAGTTACTCATTTACTACATTATCTGTTACCGGGACATATACTACCGGGAACACAAGTTTCAGTGTTGGGGCAGGGTTTGACCGAATAGCAGGGATAGAGAGTAATACGACCCGCTGGCTGGGAAGCGGTTTGATTGTTGACTACCGGGAACGGGTTGTTAATACCCGAAGCGGCTTCTGGGCAAGGCTTTTTAGCCGCGCTGGTCAACGGAGGAGTGGAGAAAAAGAGGATGTAATAACGAAGTTAGAGTTAGATTTTGAGCCTGCTGTTCCGCTTGTGGGTAATTTTGTACTTGTCAACCATTTTGCGGCTCGAACCGCATTTGCTCGTTACGATTTGAGTGTTCCCGAGCTTTACCAGGTGGGTGGGATTTTAAGCGTTCGCGGATATCGCGATGGTGCCTATGTTACTCCTAAAACTGGCTGGTGGAATTGTGAGTTAAGGTACAACTTTTCAGCGTGGACCCGGGTGCAATTTTTTTTTGACGCCGGGGTTTTTCAAAATTTGATGGGCGGTTATCAAGGGATTGCTGGGTACGGTTTGGGCGGAAGGTGGCAGACAAAGGTTGGCGTTGTGGGACTTGATTACGGGTTGGGCTGGGGGAAAAGTATCGGGCAGGGTAAGGTTCATTTTAGCTTTGGAGCCGGTTTTTAG
- a CDS encoding HNH endonuclease — translation MLNRPVLLLNQNYEPISVCRTRRALVLVLTRKAEPVETSGLELHTVNMSFPLPSVLRLNYYVRVKRREVPLTKRNILRRDNNTCQYCGARGPVMTADHVIPKALGGTDSWENMVCACPQCNARKGSRTPAQANMKLRRKPKAPHYVTFALNALGDIPEDWRQYLFIS, via the coding sequence ATGCTAAATCGTCCGGTTTTGCTTTTGAATCAAAATTACGAGCCGATTTCGGTTTGCCGGACAAGAAGGGCACTGGTTCTGGTTCTGACCAGAAAAGCGGAACCGGTTGAGACTTCTGGTCTCGAGTTACATACGGTTAATATGAGTTTTCCCCTGCCGAGCGTTTTGCGGTTGAACTATTATGTGCGGGTTAAACGCCGGGAAGTTCCTTTAACGAAACGAAACATCTTGCGCCGTGATAATAACACCTGTCAGTACTGCGGTGCACGCGGACCTGTGATGACTGCGGACCATGTGATTCCGAAAGCATTGGGCGGTACCGATTCCTGGGAAAATATGGTTTGCGCCTGTCCTCAATGTAATGCCCGAAAAGGCAGCCGTACCCCGGCACAGGCAAATATGAAGTTACGCCGTAAGCCCAAGGCGCCGCATTATGTGACATTTGCTTTGAATGCGCTGGGAGATATTCCGGAGGATTGGCGTCAGTACTTATTTATCAGTTAG
- a CDS encoding tetratricopeptide repeat protein, which yields MKRVLFFVIVAIFIGGVFSTGCTPTQTVTKFSGEQLQARRDSAQQSYSIGAGYYQQGDFESALKNFEQALAYDSLYYDPYIAIGNIWRKKRDAGQAEEYYRKAMKIDPKKAKAYEALGDMYLEMGRVDDALGVYQEGLAQDSSLADLYNGVADIYVRKGMMSQADSVYRIALKRFPDDLAVQRLWGEFLYKVGRYREAVEALKPLAARFPQVTSLRAKLVDAMVELKDYKGALAQIDTILTIEPTNYQAKLRQGVILARQGKMKEAIKKFDEVIASDSTLAVAYLYKGEALSEQGNYGASDANLRRALALDPNLLQAYVDLGDNRRKQADVKRGTNLAQTSTANLRAAKALYEEARGYYQKALNDSTLASYARAQIDYIDKSINSIDKELFVR from the coding sequence ATGAAAAGGGTCTTGTTTTTTGTAATTGTGGCGATTTTTATCGGCGGTGTATTTAGCACTGGATGTACCCCAACGCAGACAGTTACAAAATTTTCCGGGGAGCAGTTGCAGGCGCGGCGCGATTCGGCACAACAAAGTTACAGTATCGGCGCTGGTTATTATCAACAGGGTGATTTTGAATCGGCGCTCAAGAATTTTGAGCAGGCACTGGCGTACGATTCGCTTTATTACGACCCGTACATTGCGATTGGTAATATCTGGCGTAAAAAACGGGATGCGGGTCAGGCAGAGGAGTACTATCGCAAGGCGATGAAAATTGACCCTAAGAAGGCAAAGGCTTATGAGGCGCTGGGTGATATGTATCTGGAAATGGGCAGGGTCGATGATGCGCTGGGGGTTTATCAAGAAGGGCTGGCACAGGATTCAAGTCTTGCCGATTTGTACAATGGTGTTGCCGATATTTATGTGCGTAAAGGGATGATGTCCCAAGCCGATTCAGTTTATCGAATCGCATTGAAGCGTTTTCCTGATGATCTGGCGGTGCAACGGCTCTGGGGCGAGTTTCTCTATAAAGTTGGACGGTATCGCGAGGCGGTGGAGGCTTTGAAACCGCTGGCAGCGCGGTTTCCTCAGGTAACAAGTTTGCGCGCGAAACTGGTTGATGCGATGGTTGAGTTGAAGGATTATAAAGGGGCGCTGGCACAGATTGACACGATTTTGACAATTGAACCCACGAATTATCAGGCGAAGTTGCGGCAGGGGGTAATTCTTGCGCGTCAGGGCAAGATGAAGGAGGCGATAAAGAAGTTTGATGAGGTGATTGCCAGTGATTCGACGCTTGCGGTTGCCTATCTCTACAAGGGAGAGGCGTTGAGTGAGCAGGGTAATTATGGGGCTTCCGATGCTAATCTGCGACGGGCGCTGGCACTGGACCCGAATTTATTGCAGGCATATGTTGACCTGGGAGACAATCGTCGCAAACAGGCGGATGTGAAGCGAGGCACCAATCTTGCTCAGACATCAACCGCCAATCTGCGTGCGGCTAAAGCGTTATACGAAGAAGCACGGGGCTATTACCAGAAGGCACTTAACGACTCAACTTTAGCCAGTTACGCCCGGGCGCAGATTGACTATATCGACAAGAGTATCAATTCTATTGACAAAGAGTTGTTTGTCCGGTAG
- a CDS encoding T9SS type A sorting domain-containing protein, whose translation MKVKSNGRAALWSYQYAGPGIDYFADIKPTMDSGCLAVGTFTTDTLPGRNIGVVRLDRNGNVKWLRVYNPKPDPELVTEASTMVLMPDNGCVVAGSIKNVVVDSVFLLVMRIDSIGNLRWAVIDTEFGELECPPAVSLTPDGNIAIAGRERIWVDTSCGYVKVFSPSGEKMRTIIAMRRNGLDTTDFVYFRSGTAAPDGGFVLVGEAGRISRYKITLLKLNANGDSVWCRRYSYSGLPELSGAGHRVITTRDGGFLVFGNEENCGNLLIKTDSLGFVEGVPGVVDDNYAWQKTDILPTMVHNVLYLSIADKNDPVSLLDIAGRKVLNLKPGMNEVHGLSPGVYFVRIGQRCVKRVVVIR comes from the coding sequence ATGAAGGTAAAGTCAAATGGCCGCGCCGCCCTCTGGAGTTATCAATATGCTGGTCCAGGAATAGACTATTTTGCTGATATCAAGCCAACTATGGACAGCGGATGTTTGGCAGTCGGCACCTTTACCACGGACACCTTACCCGGGCGGAATATCGGTGTTGTCAGACTTGACCGGAATGGGAATGTGAAATGGCTTCGCGTCTACAACCCGAAACCAGACCCGGAGTTAGTGACCGAAGCCAGCACAATGGTGTTAATGCCCGATAATGGTTGCGTTGTTGCCGGAAGCATCAAAAATGTCGTAGTCGACTCTGTCTTTTTACTTGTAATGAGGATTGACTCAATTGGTAATTTGCGCTGGGCGGTGATAGATACCGAGTTTGGTGAACTTGAATGCCCTCCGGCTGTTTCGCTTACTCCGGACGGCAATATTGCAATAGCCGGTAGGGAGAGGATTTGGGTTGACACCTCGTGTGGCTATGTTAAGGTGTTCAGCCCATCAGGAGAAAAAATGAGGACTATAATTGCCATGCGTCGGAACGGTCTTGATACCACCGATTTTGTGTACTTTCGGAGTGGAACCGCAGCCCCTGACGGTGGTTTTGTACTAGTTGGTGAAGCAGGACGCATATCGAGATATAAAATTACACTTCTGAAATTGAATGCCAATGGTGACTCGGTTTGGTGTCGGCGATACTCCTATTCAGGGTTGCCCGAATTGAGCGGTGCTGGACATCGGGTAATAACTACGAGAGATGGCGGATTTTTGGTATTCGGCAATGAAGAAAATTGTGGCAATCTATTGATAAAAACCGACTCGCTCGGTTTCGTAGAAGGGGTTCCGGGCGTGGTTGATGACAATTACGCTTGGCAAAAAACCGACATTTTACCGACAATGGTGCATAATGTATTATATCTGTCAATAGCTGATAAAAATGACCCTGTTTCCCTGCTTGATATTGCCGGCAGGAAGGTTCTTAATTTGAAACCAGGTATGAATGAAGTACACGGTCTGAGCCCCGGGGTATATTTTGTGCGAATCGGGCAAAGGTGCGTTAAGAGGGTGGTGGTTATTCGGTGA
- a CDS encoding HIT family protein, producing the protein MSECPFCAIVAGKAPCRKVYEDEHTLGFLDLYPISRGHCLVITKKHIRWFTDIEPQDNIAGPFLRACYIVARKVKNAFDCEYITMLIRGTRVPHLHMLIVPTIKNEENILDKTLNLHHFCQSRLKPQFSEAELDAIAEKIRVSPI; encoded by the coding sequence ATGAGTGAATGCCCTTTTTGCGCGATTGTTGCCGGTAAGGCACCCTGTCGTAAAGTTTACGAGGACGAGCACACCTTGGGGTTTCTTGACCTCTATCCAATTTCCCGGGGTCACTGTCTTGTTATCACCAAAAAGCATATCCGCTGGTTTACCGACATCGAACCCCAGGACAATATCGCCGGGCCCTTTCTCCGTGCCTGCTACATTGTTGCTCGAAAGGTTAAAAACGCCTTTGATTGCGAATACATCACAATGCTCATTCGGGGTACGAGGGTACCTCATCTCCATATGTTAATTGTCCCAACTATCAAAAATGAAGAGAACATCCTTGACAAAACGCTCAACCTTCATCACTTCTGTCAGTCGCGCCTGAAACCACAGTTTTCTGAAGCCGAACTGGATGCCATCGCCGAAAAAATAAGGGTTTCCCCGATATAA